The following proteins come from a genomic window of Elgaria multicarinata webbii isolate HBS135686 ecotype San Diego chromosome 10, rElgMul1.1.pri, whole genome shotgun sequence:
- the LOC134404688 gene encoding vesicle-associated membrane protein 8-like, with amino-acid sequence MGSEGQLEMAHNEKQNDTAISTLQVQVDDVKNVMTHNIEKVLQRDERLSELADRSDDLETAAHGFQKTTTKISRKMWWKNTKMVVIIVGILLVIVIFIVLLATGVIPT; translated from the exons ATGGGCTCAGAGGGCCAACtagag ATGGCGCATAATGAGAAACAAAATGATACTGCAATTTCTACACTTCAAGTTCAAGTGGACGATGTGAAAAATGTCATGACTCATAATATCGAAAAAGTTTTGCAAAGAGATGAACGACTGAGTGAGCTGGCGGACCGAAGCGATGATCTTGAAACAGCG GCTCATGGTTTCCAAAAAACAACTACGAAGATCTCAAGGAAGATGTGGTGGAAAAACACTAAAATGGTTGTAATTATTGTAGGAATTCTCCTTGTCATTGTAATTTTCATTGTTCTTCTGGCCACAGGTGTCATTCCAACATAA